The following is a genomic window from Aphis gossypii isolate Hap1 chromosome X, ASM2018417v2, whole genome shotgun sequence.
tCGCAAAAGCTAAACAAATCGGAAATTGGAGCCTTTTAAACGGTATTGGAGATTCCGACGCTATCAGTGGAATACGTGGCAACAGGACGATATCTCCTTTAAATTTTCCCGACAAAATTGTAGCTTCAAGAATATTttcggtaattttttttatgactaaaCGTGTACCGTTACATAATTGAGGTGGATTTAAATTACGTAGAAGAATAATTGGTGAACCAATTTTCAATTGAAGGTTGTGTGGTGGCATTCCTGGCAAATCCAgagaattcaaaaattatacatattatacaatgtgtcCCGGGACGAAGTGACCGGCCGCCGTCATATGAAAGTATACCTAAAATGACGAAGAAATAACCTTTAAAGTGGGGgtctaacttttttttttttgagttatgggcaatttaagtttttttaaaccaaacaaaaactaccacgaatttttttatgtttctccgaaaattttcaacattttaacataattttttttttgttttaaagctatttaatTGTCCTTTCAACCAACATACGCAATTAAACCAaacttatgtaaattattattattaaattgaaaaaattaaatttttttatcaaaagttggaatttttaaaaataaatctcgtattactcaaaataattcaatatttagtatGGGTTATTTTGGTTGTGTATTATTCTACAGAATAATACCTTGAATACCTTATAAGTTTGGTTTTCATATCTTTCATAATCGCAGAGTTATACGCATCCAAACATTACAGGtcttttgtgattttaattattggcaatttataatttttctaaacatcAAGTCTAACTTAGGCATAAACTCATTAGAGGTGATATAAGTAATgtaagtcaattttttttttaaagtgtttcATTTAGAGCTCAAGCTTGTTTGCAGTCAGGTGGGGAACACTTTgaaaatcttattaattaatcaaataaacataacatttatttccttgttatttaattattattattattaaactactttattttcattttatttttaaaaaaaattgacttcttacattatttatatcaccTCTAATGAGTTTATGCCTAAGTTagacttgataaaaaaatttaattttttcaatttaataataataataggtaaatattaaatggtagTCGTTTGAAATTTTCTACTCATTaactttacaaaaaataattagggaAAACTGTTTCGCTACTAGTGGACACCTCCCTTGAAAAAATCCTAGTTGCGCCACTGgaccttaatatagtttattttcttgctgaactgcagtgacagttgttgttgtttttttacaccCAGATTCCAAACTTTTCTGGTgtattttcctaaaattgtattacataagcACATTCTCCTGCGACCAATAGGAGCGAATCATCAGTTCCAGAATATTATCGGCGCTcgccacatattattaataataaatattgaaaaaaaaactattctatCTTTTAAGTTGgaccatattataaatggttaccaaattttatcaaaatccgTTCAGTAGTTTCGGAGTTTATCGCGAACATACATCGTGACacgaaatttttatatatatagatattactttttaatattgtttaatactacaaatacaccaatagtaaaaatatctaGCTAAAAGtaggataatatattaagt
Proteins encoded in this region:
- the LOC126552821 gene encoding ATP-dependent DNA helicase pif1-like; protein product: MPPHNLQLKIGSPIILLRNLNPPQLCNGTRLVIKKITENILEATILSGKFKGDIVLLPRIPLIASESPIPFKRLQFPICLAFAMTINKSQGQTMSICGLDLENTCFSHGQLYVACSRVGKPSNLFVLAKDRLTRNVVHKVVLR